A stretch of the Alnus glutinosa chromosome 6, dhAlnGlut1.1, whole genome shotgun sequence genome encodes the following:
- the LOC133871077 gene encoding pentatricopeptide repeat-containing protein At5g42310, chloroplastic, translated as MFLLPPPLPTRFPIVPLTSPIHFRHYYIFQPPLPVTAVTTAASETTSGSVYVSVKSSRKLDDDKDDENDLVSLHNNRYDFTPLLNFLSSSPTTTSSSNSGSGSDPPTSLEPTEFHLAETYRAVPAPLWHSLLKSLCSSSSIGLAYSVVSWLQKHNLCFSYELLYSILIHALGRSEKLYEAFLLSQKQTLTPLTYNALIGACARNDDLEKALNLMSRMRRDGFPSDFVNYSLIIQSLTRTNKIDLPILQKLYAEIECDKIELDCQLLNDIIVGFATAGDPTQAMHFLSMAQGSGLSAKTATLVAVISALGNSGRTVEAEAIFEEIRDAGLKPRSRAYNALLKAYVKGGSLKDAESIVSEMEKSGVSPDEHTYSLLIDAYANAGRWESARIVLKEMEESNVQPNSFVYSRILASYRDRGEWQRSFQVLREMKSSGVMPDRHFYNVMIDTFGKYNCLDHAVATFERMLSEGIQPDTVTWNTLIDCHCKAKRHDRAGELFEEMQEKGYSPCATTYNIMINCLGDQERWEEVKSLLGRMQSQGLLPNVVTYTTLVDIYGRSGRFDDAIECLEDMKSAGLKPSSTMYNALINAYAQRGMSEEAINAFRAMIADGLKPSLLALNSLINAFGEDRRDAEAFAVLQYMKENDLKPDVVTYTTLMKALIRVDKFHKVPGVYEEMILSKCTPDRKARSMLRSALKYMKQTVKS; from the exons ATGTTTCTTCTGCCACCGCCACTCCCAACTCGTTTCCCGATAGTTCCGTTAACTTCTCCAATACACTTCCGCCACTACTATATATTCCAACCGCCACTTCCCGTCACCGCCGTTACCACCGCCGCTAGCGAAACAACCTCTGGCTCTGTCTATGTTTCTGTTAAGTCATCGAGAAAACTTGACGACGACAAGGACGACGAAAACGACCTCGTTTCACTTCATAACAATCGCTACGACTTCACTCCCCTCCTCAACTTCCTTTCCAGTTCTCCCACTACCACCAGCAGCTCTAATTCGGGTTCGGGTTCGGATCCTCCGACTTCGCTAGAACCGACCGAGTTCCATCTCGCCGAGACGTACCGGGCCGTGCCGGCCCCCCTCTGGCACTCACTCCTCAAATCCCTCTGCTCTTCATCCTCCATTGGACTAGCGTACTCCGTCGTTTCGTGGCTCCAGAAGCATAACCTCTGCTTCTCTTACGAGCTGCTCTACTCAATTCTCATCCACGCGCTGGGACGCTCCGAGAAGCTCTACGAGGCGTTTCTGCTCTCCCAGAAACAAACCCTAACCCCGCTGACCTACAACGCGCTAATCGGTGCGTGTGCTCGCAACGACGACCTCGAGAAGGCGCTCAATCTGATGTCTCGGATGCGCCGAGACGGTTTCCCATCGGATTTCGTCAATTACAGTTTGATAATTCAATCCCTTACCCGCACTAACAAGATTGACTTGCCGATTCTGCAGAAGCTTTATGCCGAAATCGAATGCGATAAGATCGAGCTCGATTGCCAGCTTCTGAACGACATTATTGTAGGTTTCGCAACCGCCGGCGACCCGACCCAGGCCATGCATTTCCTTTCCATGGCTCAGGGTAGTGGCCTGAGCGCGAAAACCGCAACTCTCGTTGCGGTTATATCCGCCTTGGGGAATTCGGGTAGGACTGTGGAGGCCGAGGCCATTTTCGAAGAGATAAGAGATGCCGGGTTGAAGCCGAGGAGTAGGGCTTACAATGCGCTTCTCAAAGCGTATGTGAAAGGCGGTTCTCTGAAAGATGCCGAGTCGATCGTATCGGAGATGGAGAAGAGCGGAGTTTCGCCAGATGAGCATACCTACAGTCTCCTCATTGATGCGTATGCAAATGCAGGACGGTGGGAAAGTGCGAGAATCGTGTTGAAAGAAATGGAAGAGAGCAATGTACAGCCTAATTCATTTGTGTATAGTCGAATTTTAGCGAGTTATAGGGACAGAGGAGAGTGGCAGAGATCGTTTCAGGTTTTGAGGGAAATGAAGAGTAGTGGAGTAATGCCTGATAGGCATTTCTACAACGTGATGATCGACACATTTGGCAAGTACAATTGTCTTGATCACGCTGTAGCTACTTTCGAACGGATGCTATCGGAGGGGATTCAGCCTGACACGGTCACGTGGAATACGCTTATCGATTGCCATTGCAAGGCAAAGCGGCATGATAGAGCAGGGGAGTTGTTTGAGGAAATGCAGGAGAAAGGGTATTCGCCATGTGCCACGACATATAATATCATGATCAATTGTTTGGGGGATCAGGAGAGGTGGGAGGAGGTGAAGAGCTTGTTGGGGAGGATGCAGAGTCAGGGGTTGCTGCCAAATGTGGTGACCTACACCACGCTGGTTGATATTTACGGACGGTCAGGGAGGTTTGATGATGCGATAGAGTGCTTGGAGGACATGAAGTCTGCGGGGTTGAAGCCGTCATCGACAATGTATAACGCCTTGATCAATGCCTATGCGCAAAGG GGCATGTCTGAGGAAGCAATAAATGCATTTAGGGCCATGATAGCAGACGGCCTGAAGCCCAGTCTTTTAGCtctcaattcattaataaatgCATTCGGCGAAGATAGAAGAGATGCTGAAGCCTTTGCTGTGTTGCAGTACATGAAGGAAAAT GACTTGAAACCAGATGTGGTAACATATACTACGCTTATGAAAGCTTTGATTCGTgttgacaaatttcataag GTTCCAGGCGTGTATGAAGAAATGATTTTGTCTAAGTGCACTCCAGATAGGAAAGCTAGATCAATGTTACGATCTGCTCTGAAATACATGAAGCAGACAGTGAAATCATAG
- the LOC133871274 gene encoding metallocarboxypeptidase A-like protein MCYG_01475 — translation MGRRVMSLSSSSSISLCFFAFLQYAAFLVLVVNGKQILTPPSSTPINRDLYHSSGDLMEQIKALVHRHPDKLTMETIKSRNKGYQAEISVVTYCRGRRENNDGSKFRVLLSFGQHGRELITSELAFRILSILSEEQFLPNMDPASLNSTLDKLIIKAVPMENLNGRKLVEAGDLCERRNGRGVDLNRNWSVDWGKKEKDYDPYEENPGTAPFSEPETQIMRKLALSFDPHVWINVHSGMEALFMPYDHKNTTPDGFFAHQMKLLLEEVNRHHCQKRCMIGSGGGSVGYLAHGTATDYMYDIARVPMSFTFEIYGDGAASSQDCFKMFNPTDLTTFNRVVDDWSAAFFSIFKLGPLHLGEVDPKVSASKLDKWVSIDEYLDGYLMERSSRYGKKMEVLELGMQEIRTYFRLFLLSSVLLLFMFCSRISKSKSSRPVLSAIPL, via the exons ATGGGTCGTCGTGTCATGTCTCTATCATCCTCTTCATCGATTAGCTTGTGCTTCTTTGCTTTCCTGCAATATGCAGCTTTTTTGGTCTTGGTCGTTAATGGGAAACAAATTCTCACCCCGCCGTCATCGACGCCCATCAACCGCGATCTCTACCATTCCAG TGGGGATTTGATGGAGCAGATAAAGGCTTTGGTCCATCGTCACCCCGACAAACTCACT ATGGAAACAATTAAATCTAGAAATAAGGGCTACCAGGCAGAGATCTCAGTGGTTACATATTGCCGGGGAAGGAGAGAGAATAATGACGGGTCAAAGTTTCGGGTCCTTCTT AGTTTTGGCCAGCATGGAAGGGAGCTCATTACATCTGAACTTGCTTTCCGGATTTTGTCAATCTTAAGCGAGGAGCAGTTTCTACCCAACATGGATCCAGCTTCACTAAACAGTACCCTTGACAAGCTTATCATAAAG GCAGTGCCAATGGAAAACTTGAATGGCCGCAAGCTTGTTGAAGCAGGAGATCTTTGTGAGAGGAGAAATG GGAGGGGAGTTGATCTTAACCGAAATTGGAGTGTAGATTGGggcaagaaggaaaag GATTATGATCCATATGAGGAAAACCCTGGAACCGCTCCTTTTAGTGAGCCTGAAACTCAAATAATGCGGAAACTTGCCCTCTCTTTTGATCCACATGTATGGATTAATGTGCACTCTGGAATGGAG GCACTCTTTATGCCATACGACCATAAAAACACTACACCTGATGGATTTTTTGCACACCAGATGAAGTTGTTGCTTGAAGAAGTGAACCGTCACCATTGCCAAAAGCGTTGCATGATTGGATCTGGTGGAGGCTCTGTTGG gtatCTGGCACATGGGACAGCAACAGATTACATGTACGACATTGCGAGGGTGCCCATGTCTTTCACATTTGAG ATATATGGAGACGGAGCAGCCTCATCCCAAGACTGCTTTAAAATGTTCAATCCCACTGACCTCACTACTTTTAAT AGAGTTGTCGACGACTGGTCTGCTGCGTTTTTTAGCATTTTCAAATTGGGTCCACTGCATCTTGGTGAAGTTGATCCAAAGGTGTCTGCTTCCAAGTTGGACAAGTGGGTATCCATCGATGAGTATCTTGATGGGTACTTGATGGAGAGGAGCAGCAGATATGGGAAGAAGATGGAAGTGCTTGAGCTTGGAATGCAAGAGATAAGAACGTATTTCAGGCTCTTCTTGTTATCCTCTGTATTGTTATTGTTCATGTTCTGCTCCAGAATTTCAAAAAGTAAGTCTAGTAGACCAGTTCTTTCTGCCATTCCCCTATGA